Within Dysgonomonas sp. HDW5A, the genomic segment TTTAATAACGAATACCAACAACTGAAATGGTTCAAGGCATCTAGTTCGAAGAAGTAACTTTAGGTAGTATATAAAGTTCTATTCAGATTAAAACGACCAAGTGCATATATGATGCGTTTGGTCGTTTTTATGCATAATCTCATTTTTATAAATACTTATACTTGATAAGGCACTTTCTTGTATAATTGTTTATACAAGTATGAATGGAGAGTATCCAGAGCAGACGGAACAAATGTTTTCTTATACTGATTCAGTAATTGGCTATTGTTTGTTTTCAGCGAAAACAAACAATAGTAGCTGTATTATTGTTTTTATAGCAAACAAATTTAGTAATGAAAATATTATTGACCGGTGCAACCGGATATATTGCTCAACGTCTTTTGCCTGTTCTTGTCGATGCTGGTCATACAATTGTATGTTGTGTACGAGATGTGAAAAGGTTTCATATTGAGGATCACTGGCAAAAACAGGTAACAAAGGTTGAAGTTGACTTTCTGAAACCGGAGTTATTAATTAATATACCCTCGGATATTGATGTGGTTTATTACCTGATACATTCCATGTCCACCTCATCAGGCAATTTTAGTGAAATGGAACAGCAATCGGCACAAAATTTTGTCAAAGGTATTGAGGTCACTGATGCCAAACAGATAATTTATTTAAGTGGGATTGTTAATGATGACCATTTGTCAAAACATTTGCAGTCACGTAAAAATGTTGAAACGATCCTTTCCGATTGCAGTGTGCCCTTAACGACTTTGAAAGCAGGTATAATTGTAGGATCAGGAAGTGCCTCTTTCGAAATAATGCGCGATCTGGTAGAGAAACTACCGATAATGATTGCACCTCGATGGCTTAAAACAAGGTGTCAGCCAATAGCTATCCGCAATGTGATTCAATATTTGTCGGGAGTATTGCTTAATGAGCAAACGTATCATCAAAGTTTTGATATAGGAGGACCTGACGTGTTAACTTTTAAGCAAATGTTATTGCAATTTGCCGAAGTTCGAAAATTGAAGCGTCATATCTTGGTAGTACCTTTAATGACCCCTAACCTTTCCTCCTATTGGTTATATTTTGTAACCTCGACCAATTTTTCACTAGCTAAAAATCTGGTTAAAAGCATGAGTGTTGAAGTTATTTGCCAACCGAATAAACTCGGTGAGCTAATCCCTATAAAACTTATACCGTATAATGAAGCCATAGAATTAGCTTTTGATAGGATAGATCAAAACCAGGTATTGTCAAGCTGGACAGATGCCTTGACCAGCGAAACCCTTAGAGAAGGTATATCTGCATATATTTCGGTTCCTCAAAAGGGATGTTTCCATGATAAACGAATTGTAAAACTCGATAATCCCGATCTTGCTTTGGATAATATATTTGCTATTGGAGGTAAACGGGGTTGGTATTATGCCAATTGGTTATGGGCTATTCGGGGTTTATTAGATAAAATGGTCGGTGGTACAGGTATTAGGCGGGGAAGAAAGAATGATACGGACATATCTCCGGGTGAGGCTCTTGATTTCTGGCGGATATTGGTTGCTGACAAAGATAAAAAACGCTTGCTGCTATATGCCGAAATGAAGCTACCGGGCGAAGCTTGGTTAGAATTTAAGATCAATGCTCATAATGAATTGGTACAAACAGCTACCTTTCGCCCTTTGGGATTGCTTGGGCGTCTCTATTGGTATTCGGTTCTCCCTTTTCATGCTTTTATTTTTAAAGGTATGGCTAAGAATATTGCGACAAAAAAATATTGAAATAGCAGTTAAAGGGATTTGAAAGATTAAGCCCTGTATTATACCGGGTTCATTCTATTTTCTGTAATAGTTGAGCCAATAAACAAAGTATTATCTTTGTGAAAAAATTACATAATGGAACCCGAACGCAGTGAATCTCTAACATTCAGTTACTCTGATATATTTTTCAGTTATTACTTCGACAAAGAAAGATATTGTCGTCCTATGGTTTTCGACCATACACTTGTATATGTTTACTCGGGCGAATTTATATTACAGGAAAAGAGCAAACGGACGGTAGTACGTAAAGGTGAATGTGTTTTCCTGAAAAAAGACAATCGGGTGAACATGACAAAACAGCCTCTGTTTGACAAAGAAGAGCCTTTCAGAGCTATATTTATGAAGTTTAAACGTAGTTTTTTGAGAGACTTTTATCAAACGCTTGACAAAAGTAAAATTCCTACAGAAGTAATCAAAAAGAATGTAAGTGTTGTAAAGCTTAGCCAAAGTCCTGATGTAACCAGCTTGTTTCAATCGATGGTTCCTTATTTCGATTCAGCAATTAAGCCTGCTGATGAAATGATGAATCTGAAAGTCCAAGAAGGAATTATAACCCTTTTACATATGGATAAAGTATTTTATCAATACTTGTTCGATTTTACAGAACCTTGGAAGATTGATATTCTCGATTTTATGAACAACAACTATATGTATGAATTGTCGATAGAAGAAATAGCCAACTTTACAGGACGAAGCCTTGCAACTTTTAAACGTGATTTTAAAAAGATTAGCTCTACTTCTCCTCAAAAATGGTTGATTGAGAAAAGACTAAGTGTAGCATACGATAAAATTAACGATGAAAATAAAAAAGTTTCGGATGTTTACCTCGAAGTTGGATTCAAAAATCTATCTCATTTTTCTAAGGCATATAAAGAAGCATTTGGGCATGCTCCTTCAAAATTGGTTTGAGCCACAAAACAAAATTATTTGAGCTTTCTGGCAAACTTGTGATGCGATTTACCGCTTAACTTTGTATAGTGACTCTAAAAGTGCTATTGTAGCAGTAAGGAGGCAGTTGTAAATAAAAAACTACCTGCTAATAGCATTGTAGATACTACTCCTGCGAGGATTACCGGAAAAATTCAGTTAGAATAATTATACAAACAAAATAAACGAATATGAAAACAAGTAACGTTAAAGCATTTGGAACAATAGCAGCTGATGCTGATTTGAAAGAAATGAGTATCGAACGTCGTGAAGTAACGGCTAAAGATATTGAAATAGAAATTCTCTATTGTGGTGTTTGTCATTCAGATTTGCATACTGCACGTAACGACTGGGGAGGATCTGTCTACCCGGTAGTTCCCGGACACGAAATAGTTGGCAGGGTAACTAAAGTAGGTAATGAGGTAACCAAATTGAAGGTTGGAGATTTAGCCGGAGTTGGATGTCTTGTCGATTCATGTAGAGAATGTGATAGTTGTGATCATGATTTGGAACAATATTGTTTAAATGGATTTACCGGTACTTATAATGGACATGACAAGCATTTGGGAGGGCATACTTTTGGCGGTTACTCTCAAAAAGTGGTAGTAGACGAACATTTTGTATTGAAAATTCCAACCAACTTGAATCTGGCAGCTGTTGCTCCTTTGTTATGTGCAGGTATTACTACCTGGTCACCCCTCAGACATTGGAAAGTAGGCAAAGGAAGTAAAGTTGCGGTTGTAGGGCTTGGCGGACTTGGACATATGGCAATTAAACTGGCTAAGGGATTAGGAGCAGATGTTACTTTATTTTCGAGATCGGAAGGGAAAATTAAAGATGGAAAAGAGCTTGGAGCTGATAATGTTGTAATCTCTACCGATGCAGAACAAATGAAATCTGTATTGGGTAAGTTCGATCTGATAATCGATACAGTACCTTACGCCCATGATGTGAATCCTTATGTAGCAACATTGGCAATAAGCGGTACACTTGTGTTGGTTGGATATCTGGGAGATTTAGACCCAATGCTAAATACTGTTCCTATGATTATGGGACGAAGAGCGGTAGCTGCTTCAGTTATCGGAGGTATTGCCGAAACTCAGGAAATGCTCGATTTTTGCGGAGAGCATAATATTGTTTCCGAAATAGAAATTATCAACATGCAAGACATCAATACTGCTTACGAAAGAATGTTGAAGAGCGATGTGCGATACCGTTTTGTTATTGACATGGATTCTTTGAAAAAGTGAAAAATAATCAAATGATAATTTTAGATATAGTATAATTAGAAATATTTATCATCATTATTCAAAGAGCAATAAACGGAGGATGAAATCACCATGAGATTCATCCTCTTTTGTTTTTTAGTATATTTTTGTAGTGTAACCATATTGTCCATCTATTTGATAATTAGCATAAATAAAATACATAGAAAAACAAAGACAAGTAAAATATTTTATCTTTGTGCCATTCAGTAAACAATAGAACTATGCATATTCTTATAATCGAAGACGAATCCGGTATTTATAATTTTCTTAAACAAGGTCTTGAAGAAGAGGGATATAGTACAGCCATCGCTGTTGATGGCGAAAAGGGATTGGAATACTTTAATAATAATCACGTCGATCTGATACTTCTCGACTGGATGCTGCCTCGTATGGGCGGAATCGAAGTCTGTGAAGCTATTCGTCGAGAAAATACAGAGATTCCCATTCTATTTTTAACTGCTAAAGATACCGTAGAAGAAACTATCAAAGGATTAAAATCCGGAGCAAACGATTATATAAAGAAGCCTTTTAGCTTTGAAGAACTATTGGAAAGAGTTAAAGTTCATTTTCGTAAAAGAAAAGAAGACGGTCTATTGACTTTAGGTTCTATTTCACTTAATAAATCGACCTATCAGGTTACGAGTTGCACCGAAGAGGTTGCTCTTACTCAGCGTGAATTTGAATTGCTAGAGTACCTTATAAAGAATAAAGGAATAGTCTGCTCCCGCGATCAGATAATAGAGCATGTGTGGAATATAAATTTTGAATATGACACGGGTGTTATTGATGTTTTTATCAATGCAATTCGCAAGAAGTTGAATATGGATAAAGACAATGGATATATAAAAACGATACGGGGAGTTGGTTATATAGCAAATGATTGAAAGTATGTATAATTTTTCATTTAAAAATAGAATAGCATTTAATTACATCATAACTACAGCCTTATTGATTGGAGTTGTATTTATGATCATTTATGTTGTCGTGAAAATTAGTGTATCCAATCATCTTGATCAGGATTTACAGCGTGAAGTTGATCGCCATTCGAAAGAAATAGAAGTGAAAGATGGAGTTATTGCCTTGCGAAAGCATACGGAATGGATGGAACGTGAGCATAATACAGTAGGAGTAGACCCCGTATTTATTGAATTTCTGGATGCCGAAGGTAAGCTCATCGATAAGTCTCCAAACCTGAAAGATAGTGAACTCTTATACATTCCTGACTATGTTGATAATATAGTGACAGAGGGTAAACTTGCCGACAAAAAAATAAGACAGGAACAAGTTCCTATATACGATGATGATGAAATTGCAGGTTATCTGTTGGTGGCTGTATCGATAGAAGGATCGACAGTCGTTCTGGAAAGTTTGAGGCATGTACTATTAATCTCTTACCCTTTTATCCTTTTGATATTGTTCTTTGTCGCTCGAATTATTGCCGGAAGGAGCATCAAACCCATCAATGATATTATTGAGACATCGAATGCCATAACCCGCGACAATCTTATTTCACGCATACCCCTGCCTCATAATAAAGACGAGCTATATATTCTTTCTGATACCATCAATAATCTGTTGGACAGAGTGGAGCAGACTATCGAGCGTGAAAAATCATTTACTTCGTATGCATCACACGAGTTTCGTACACCTCTGGCAGTACTCAAAGGTACGCTGGAAGTGCTGATCAGAAAGCCGCGAGGACAGGAAGAATATGAAGAGAAAATCAATTATTGCATCAAAGAAGTAGATAGGCTGAATCATTTAGTTGATGAATTACTTATACTTACCCGGTATGAGAATCAGAAACAGTCTTTAAAACTAGAAGATACGGCAATCGAGAATTTAGTTTCTATTTGTTTAAAACGTTTTTCGAGTCAGATTCAGAATAAAGGTATTCAAGTACATACAAATATCACACCCGAAAATATCAGAATAAAGACAGATAGTTATTTATTCTCTACAATTATCAATAATATACTTTCCAACGCCATAAAATATTCTGAACAGGGGGGAATAATAAGGATTGATGTTACCAACGAAAATAATACTGTAATTTTTGTTATTAAAGACAATGGTATGGGCATTGCTCAGAAAGATATGGATAAAATATTTGATAAATTCTATCGTTCATACGAAAACGACCACCCTCAAATAAAAGGTTTCGGATTGGGACTTGCCATCGTTAAACGTTTCAGTGAATTACTTCAAATTAAAATTGAAATAGCCAGCCAAGAGGCCAAAGGTACTGTAATAACATTAGCGATACCTCAATCTTAAGCAAATCTTAAGCATCGTTTTTTAACATTACATTACCTTTACTCGTTAAAAAATAGGTAGATGTTAGAAAAGATTATACGCTTCAGTCTGAATCGCAAACTTATAGTTCTGCTATTTACGTTTGTCATATTTTTTTATGGCATATATTCAGTATTCAACATACCCATAGGTGCTGTTCCCGATATAACAAACAATCAGGTGCAGGTTATAACTACGTCTACAAAATTATCGACCGAAGATATCGAGCAGTTTATCACCTATCCGATAGAAATGGAAATGGCGAACCTGCCCGGAGTAAAAGAAATCCGTTCAGTATCAAAATTCGGGTTATCGGTAGTTACCATTGTGTTCGATGAAGATATGGGAACCTATTTGCCTCGTCAGTTGATTGCCGAAAAAATAAAGACAGCCTCAGAGATTATTCCTGATGGTTTTGGTGCTCCCGAAATGGGACCTATTTCAACGGGATTGGGCGAGATTTATCAATATATACTGGACGTAAAACCCGAATACAAAGACCGCTACTCAGTAGCCGACCTCCGCACTATTCAGGATTGGATAGTAAAACGACAATTGTCGGGTATTCCCGGAGTTGTAGAGATAAATACATGGGGAGGCTATCTGAAGCAATACGAAGTAGCCATTAATCCATCGCAACTAAAAGCTATGGATATAACGACCGGTGAAATTATAACCGCATTAGAAAAAAATAACAGCGTAGCAGGTGGAGCATATATCGAAAAGGTCAACCAAAGCTATTTTATACGTGGAGAAGGGAAAATAAACTCCATATATGATATTGAGAATATAGTTGTTAAAAATAAAAACGGAGTCCCTGTACTGATTAAAGATATATCAACCGTTCGTTTTGGTAATGCTAATCGTTTTGGAGCTATTACAGGAAACGGAGAGGGCGAAAAAGTTCTGGGGCAAATAATGATGCTCAAGGGAGCCGATTCGAAGAAAGTAATTGATGCCGTAAAAAAGCGAGTGGAGGAAATCCAGCCTTCGTTACCCGAAGGAGTCTATATTAATGCCTTTCTTGAGCGTAGTGAGCTGGTTGCGAAAACAACTTTTACGGTAGCCGAAAATCTTATCTTAGGATGTCTGATCGTAATATTTGTAGTTGTGTTACTGCTTGGAAATATGCGTTCGGGTTTAGTTGTAGCCTCGGTTATACCACTGTGTTTGCTATTTGCTATTTCTCTGATGCGGATATTTGGAATAGATGCCAACCTGATGAGCTTAGGAGCAATCGACTTTGGTATTATTATAGACGGTGCAGTAATTATTGTCGAATTTATTTCGTTTCAGATAACCTCCAAAGCTAGTGTACTTTCTCACTTATCTGTTCTGGAAAGACGAAGGGAAATAAACGAGATAACGGCAAGTAGTGCATCCAAGATGATGAACTCTGCTATTTTCGGGCAACTTATCATTCTTATTGTTTTTATACCTATCCTCTCACTTTCTGGAGTCGAAGGCAAAATGTTTCGCCCGATGGCATTAACTTTTAGTTTCGCCTTAATTGGAGCTATGATCCTCTGTTTGACTTATGTTCCCGTCATATCGTCGTTGATACTTAAACCTCAGGAACAACGACGCAATTCTATTAGTGCCCGAATTATCAGTTTGCTTGTTAAACTATACTTACCTGTAATAACATTAGCACTTAAGCATACACGCAAAACATTGGCAGCTGCTGTTGGTTTGTTGATTATTGCATTATTGGTGTTTTCGAGAATGGGAGGAGAATTTATACCCCAATTAGATGAAGGTGATTTTGTAATTCAACCAGTCCTTAAAACAGGGACTTCGCTAACTAAAACAATCGAAACAACTACTCTGATCGAGAAAACAATTCTGGATAAGTTTCCCGAAGTGGATCAAATTGTGAGCCGTATTGGTGCGGCTGAAGTTCCCACCGATCCGATGTCGATGGAAGAAAGTGATATTATCGTGAAACTAAAACCCAAAAGCGAATGGGTTTCGGCAAGCTCCAAAGATGAATTAGCAGACTTGATCAAAAAAGAGCTGGAGATAATACCCAATATGGATATCGAATTTACTCAGCCTATTGAAATGCGATTCAACGAATTGATCTCCGGTTCACGTTCGGATGTTGCTGTGAAAATATTTGGAGAAGATTTAGCTGTATTAGCAGAAAAAGCAGAGCAGATAAAACATGCTATTGCACATGTTGAAGGGGCATCAGATATTATTGTGGAAAAAATAGACGGACTTCCTCAAATGGCTGTCTCTTATGACCGCAAGCGAATAGCACAATACGGATTAAATATCTCGGATGTAAATGATATAGTTGCCATGTCTTTTGCCGGACAAACTGTTGGTACGGTATTCGAAGGAGAGCGCCGTTTCGATTTAGTTGTGAGGATGTCGGAAGACTTGCGTAATGATATCGAAGACTTGAAAAACCTCTATGTTCCCCTTCCTACCGGCGGACAAGTACCTTTGCGCGAATTGGCTGAAGTAGATTATACTGAAGGTCCTGCAAAAATATCACGCGATGACACCAAGCGTCGTGTTGTGATCGGGATAAATGTTCGAAGTAGAGATATGGAAAGTGTAGTGAAAGATATTTCACAAATAATTGATACAAAGATTAACCTACCTTCGGGTTATTACGTTACCTATGGTGGTCAGTTCGAGAATTTGCAGAATGCTAAAAATCGTTTGATGATAGCTGTACCGGTAGCCTTGTGCCTTATTTTTATTCTACTGTATTTTGCGTTTGGTTCGCTCAGAGAAACCATGCTTGTTTTCACAGCCATTCCTTTATCAGCCGTAGGAGGTATTTTATTTCTATGGATGCGGGGTATGCCTTTCAGTATTTCGGCAGGAGTGGGTTTTATTGCGTTGTTTGGTATAGCTGTTTTAAATGGAATTGTACTGATAGAGCATTTGAAAGAGTTGAGCCATAAGGGTATGAATAGTATTGACGAATTGATATTGAAAGGGACTATTGATCGTCTGCGTCCTGTAACACTAACAGCGGCGGCAGCAGCCTTAGGATTTCTTCCTATGGCGATATCTTCTTCCGCTGGAGCTGAGGTACAACGACCGTTGGCTACCGTTGTGATCGGGGGGCTTTTTACAGCTACCATGCTGACCATGATTGTATTACCCGTTCTGTTTAAAATGTTTGATAAAAATCTGAGAAATAATGAGAAATAGACATATTAGAATACTCGCTTTAACAAGCCTTATTCTGTTAGGTACTTCTGTATACAGCCAGAATGTGAATACCGAACTCAGCCATTTGATAGAGCAGGCTTTCAATAATAATAAAGGTCTGAAATCGTATCAACTACAAGTAGAGTCGGCCAAAGCTTATATGGGCACTGCTTATGATTTTAATAAGACTTCGGTGTACTACGGTTATGATGAAAATAATATTGCTCGTAATGATAAAGCTCTGCGTGTTTTTGGTATCGAACAAACTTTTTTGTTTCCGACCGTATATGGAGCACAACACACTGTTTATAAATCTCAATGGGAGCAAAAGAAAGCTCTATACGAAATAGAAAAAAATAAACTGAGACTTGATATATCACAGCTATACGAAGACATTGTCTATTTGCGGAATAAAGAAAAACTTTATATGCATCTAGATACTTTATATGCTGAGTTTTCGAGGGCGGGTAATCGCCGATTCGAATTAGGTGAATCTAACTATCTTGAAAAAATAACGGCAACGGCAAAGTCAAAGCAGATACATACTACTTTAGTTCAGTTGATAAGCCGGAAAAGGGCAAGCTATGAGCAATTAAAGGCATTGGTTCAAAGTGATGAAATTCCGCAGATAAACAAAGATGATCTTGAACTGCTCTATTTAGATGATGCGAGTATAGGTCGAGGCCTCCAAACGGAATATATGGAAAGGGTTAGCCGGACATATCAATCGCAAATGAAACTACAAAATCATAATTGGCTCCCCGATATTAATATAGAGCTTTTTACGGGAACCAATAGAGGTTTAGGATACTATCAGAATGGTTTCCAGATAGGCGTATCTATTCCCTTGTTTTTTTCGGGGAATATTGCGAAAAAGAAAACGGCAAAACTCGACCTGCTAAGTTGGGAAGATGAACGCAGCAATAAAGAAATAAAAATGGAGCGTTTCTATATGCAAAAGCAAGCAGAATTGGATCAGCATAAGGAAATGATAAGGTATTATAACGAGAACGGAAAAAATCTATCTCAGGAGATTCTTAAAACTGCCGAGATGAGTTATAAAAACGGCGAAATAGACTTCTTCCAGTATATTCAAAGTATGGAGAATGTAATTACTATAGAGCTCGATTATCTCGAAAGTGTTTTGTCATATAACAAATCTTATTTAGAACTGTATTACTTTAATTTTAATGATTAGAAGATGAAAAAGTATAATTATATATTCTCAATTTTAGTAGGATTTGCCTTGATAGCATGCGGTGGAGACAAAAAAAACGGAGAAGAGACATCTATGGTTGAAGAAGATAACTCTGTTGTTGTGGTTACACAGGATCAGTTCAAGACCATGAAAATGGAAATCTCACCATTAGTGGAAAAAGATTTCGATGTGGTGATCAAAGCTTCGGGTAAAATTGATGTTCCACCACAGAATAGAGCAAAAGTAACTTCTTTTGTCGGTGGTTTTGTAAAATCTTTATATCATATGGTCGGAGATAAAGTCTCTAAGGGACAACCCTTGCTAATATTAGAGAGCCCCGAATATTTGGATATCCAACAATCTTATCTTGAAATTTTCGGACAATTATCCTATCTTAAATCCGAGTATGAAAGACAAAGAACCCTTTTCAATGAGAAAATAGCTTCTCAAAAGAAATATATGGAAGCCGAAAGCGATTATAAAAAGGCTAAAGCTACCTATGAAAGTCTACGTCAAAAATTACGTATACTAAATATTAGTCCCGAACAGGTAGAACAAGGAAAGTTATCGTCGTCAGTTACTGTTTATGCTCCAATTACAGGAGATATTACGATAATAAATGCCAATATGGGGATGGCTGTATCTCCCAGCGATGTAATAATGGAAATAGTTGATACTAAATTTTTGCATTTGGAATTATCCGTTTTTGAGAAAAATGTATTCGATCTTAAAAATGGTCAAAAGGTAAAATTCATAATACCACAAATTTCGTCAGATGAATTTGAGGCAACGGTATCACTTATCGGCAAATCGGTTGAAGGTAATGACCGCATTGTTACAGTCTATGCGACCTTGGATGAATCGACCAAACAAAAATTGCTGACGGGTATGTTTGTTGAAGCCCAGATTGTTGCAAGCTCTAAAAAGGTATTGAGTGTACCTGTAGATGCCTTGACAAGCGAAGAAAGCAACCAATTTTTGCTTGTTCTGGAATCTGAAAAAGATGGCAACTATACTTTCCGTAAGACTCTTGTTAAGACCGGTGATCGGAATGGAGAATGGATTGAAGTCATTCTTGATAATAATATTAAAGCCGACGCTCAGATATTGGTAAAAGGAGTGTATGATGTGATTTGATTATATATTGATAGGGTAGGAGAGTATGAAAAGTGTCTCTAAATAAAATGTTTAGAGACACTTCCTTTTTTATTTCTTATATACTTTAAGATCTCTAAAAAAGCCCTCTGTACCTACATCTACAAAGAGTCCGATAGCTCCCTGCATATTGCCTCCTAACTTCAAATCGTTTACAATTAGTGATGGCTGTTCGTTGTTGTTGAGATATAATCTGGCTTTTTGATCTTGTACTTCTATTCTGATTTGAATCCATTCATTTAATCCCATATCTGCATAAGATTCATACATTTCGGGCGATTCTTTCCTCAATCGCTGATATTTATAATCGGCGTAAGCAAAGTATTGAATACTATGATTTCGTCGTACCTGATCTTCTGCTCTACCATTTGTAGGACGAATATATATACTCTCAAATTTCGAATTATCCTCGTTAATACGGAACGCTATGCCGATAAATCCCCGTGAGAAATCA encodes:
- a CDS encoding SDR family oxidoreductase → MKILLTGATGYIAQRLLPVLVDAGHTIVCCVRDVKRFHIEDHWQKQVTKVEVDFLKPELLINIPSDIDVVYYLIHSMSTSSGNFSEMEQQSAQNFVKGIEVTDAKQIIYLSGIVNDDHLSKHLQSRKNVETILSDCSVPLTTLKAGIIVGSGSASFEIMRDLVEKLPIMIAPRWLKTRCQPIAIRNVIQYLSGVLLNEQTYHQSFDIGGPDVLTFKQMLLQFAEVRKLKRHILVVPLMTPNLSSYWLYFVTSTNFSLAKNLVKSMSVEVICQPNKLGELIPIKLIPYNEAIELAFDRIDQNQVLSSWTDALTSETLREGISAYISVPQKGCFHDKRIVKLDNPDLALDNIFAIGGKRGWYYANWLWAIRGLLDKMVGGTGIRRGRKNDTDISPGEALDFWRILVADKDKKRLLLYAEMKLPGEAWLEFKINAHNELVQTATFRPLGLLGRLYWYSVLPFHAFIFKGMAKNIATKKY
- a CDS encoding efflux RND transporter permease subunit, with the protein product MLEKIIRFSLNRKLIVLLFTFVIFFYGIYSVFNIPIGAVPDITNNQVQVITTSTKLSTEDIEQFITYPIEMEMANLPGVKEIRSVSKFGLSVVTIVFDEDMGTYLPRQLIAEKIKTASEIIPDGFGAPEMGPISTGLGEIYQYILDVKPEYKDRYSVADLRTIQDWIVKRQLSGIPGVVEINTWGGYLKQYEVAINPSQLKAMDITTGEIITALEKNNSVAGGAYIEKVNQSYFIRGEGKINSIYDIENIVVKNKNGVPVLIKDISTVRFGNANRFGAITGNGEGEKVLGQIMMLKGADSKKVIDAVKKRVEEIQPSLPEGVYINAFLERSELVAKTTFTVAENLILGCLIVIFVVVLLLGNMRSGLVVASVIPLCLLFAISLMRIFGIDANLMSLGAIDFGIIIDGAVIIVEFISFQITSKASVLSHLSVLERRREINEITASSASKMMNSAIFGQLIILIVFIPILSLSGVEGKMFRPMALTFSFALIGAMILCLTYVPVISSLILKPQEQRRNSISARIISLLVKLYLPVITLALKHTRKTLAAAVGLLIIALLVFSRMGGEFIPQLDEGDFVIQPVLKTGTSLTKTIETTTLIEKTILDKFPEVDQIVSRIGAAEVPTDPMSMEESDIIVKLKPKSEWVSASSKDELADLIKKELEIIPNMDIEFTQPIEMRFNELISGSRSDVAVKIFGEDLAVLAEKAEQIKHAIAHVEGASDIIVEKIDGLPQMAVSYDRKRIAQYGLNISDVNDIVAMSFAGQTVGTVFEGERRFDLVVRMSEDLRNDIEDLKNLYVPLPTGGQVPLRELAEVDYTEGPAKISRDDTKRRVVIGINVRSRDMESVVKDISQIIDTKINLPSGYYVTYGGQFENLQNAKNRLMIAVPVALCLIFILLYFAFGSLRETMLVFTAIPLSAVGGILFLWMRGMPFSISAGVGFIALFGIAVLNGIVLIEHLKELSHKGMNSIDELILKGTIDRLRPVTLTAAAAALGFLPMAISSSAGAEVQRPLATVVIGGLFTATMLTMIVLPVLFKMFDKNLRNNEK
- a CDS encoding TolC family protein, with amino-acid sequence MRNRHIRILALTSLILLGTSVYSQNVNTELSHLIEQAFNNNKGLKSYQLQVESAKAYMGTAYDFNKTSVYYGYDENNIARNDKALRVFGIEQTFLFPTVYGAQHTVYKSQWEQKKALYEIEKNKLRLDISQLYEDIVYLRNKEKLYMHLDTLYAEFSRAGNRRFELGESNYLEKITATAKSKQIHTTLVQLISRKRASYEQLKALVQSDEIPQINKDDLELLYLDDASIGRGLQTEYMERVSRTYQSQMKLQNHNWLPDINIELFTGTNRGLGYYQNGFQIGVSIPLFFSGNIAKKKTAKLDLLSWEDERSNKEIKMERFYMQKQAELDQHKEMIRYYNENGKNLSQEILKTAEMSYKNGEIDFFQYIQSMENVITIELDYLESVLSYNKSYLELYYFNFND
- a CDS encoding HAMP domain-containing sensor histidine kinase, which translates into the protein MIESMYNFSFKNRIAFNYIITTALLIGVVFMIIYVVVKISVSNHLDQDLQREVDRHSKEIEVKDGVIALRKHTEWMEREHNTVGVDPVFIEFLDAEGKLIDKSPNLKDSELLYIPDYVDNIVTEGKLADKKIRQEQVPIYDDDEIAGYLLVAVSIEGSTVVLESLRHVLLISYPFILLILFFVARIIAGRSIKPINDIIETSNAITRDNLISRIPLPHNKDELYILSDTINNLLDRVEQTIEREKSFTSYASHEFRTPLAVLKGTLEVLIRKPRGQEEYEEKINYCIKEVDRLNHLVDELLILTRYENQKQSLKLEDTAIENLVSICLKRFSSQIQNKGIQVHTNITPENIRIKTDSYLFSTIINNILSNAIKYSEQGGIIRIDVTNENNTVIFVIKDNGMGIAQKDMDKIFDKFYRSYENDHPQIKGFGLGLAIVKRFSELLQIKIEIASQEAKGTVITLAIPQS
- a CDS encoding AraC family transcriptional regulator — protein: MEPERSESLTFSYSDIFFSYYFDKERYCRPMVFDHTLVYVYSGEFILQEKSKRTVVRKGECVFLKKDNRVNMTKQPLFDKEEPFRAIFMKFKRSFLRDFYQTLDKSKIPTEVIKKNVSVVKLSQSPDVTSLFQSMVPYFDSAIKPADEMMNLKVQEGIITLLHMDKVFYQYLFDFTEPWKIDILDFMNNNYMYELSIEEIANFTGRSLATFKRDFKKISSTSPQKWLIEKRLSVAYDKINDENKKVSDVYLEVGFKNLSHFSKAYKEAFGHAPSKLV
- a CDS encoding response regulator transcription factor; the protein is MHILIIEDESGIYNFLKQGLEEEGYSTAIAVDGEKGLEYFNNNHVDLILLDWMLPRMGGIEVCEAIRRENTEIPILFLTAKDTVEETIKGLKSGANDYIKKPFSFEELLERVKVHFRKRKEDGLLTLGSISLNKSTYQVTSCTEEVALTQREFELLEYLIKNKGIVCSRDQIIEHVWNINFEYDTGVIDVFINAIRKKLNMDKDNGYIKTIRGVGYIAND
- a CDS encoding NAD(P)-dependent alcohol dehydrogenase, which produces MKTSNVKAFGTIAADADLKEMSIERREVTAKDIEIEILYCGVCHSDLHTARNDWGGSVYPVVPGHEIVGRVTKVGNEVTKLKVGDLAGVGCLVDSCRECDSCDHDLEQYCLNGFTGTYNGHDKHLGGHTFGGYSQKVVVDEHFVLKIPTNLNLAAVAPLLCAGITTWSPLRHWKVGKGSKVAVVGLGGLGHMAIKLAKGLGADVTLFSRSEGKIKDGKELGADNVVISTDAEQMKSVLGKFDLIIDTVPYAHDVNPYVATLAISGTLVLVGYLGDLDPMLNTVPMIMGRRAVAASVIGGIAETQEMLDFCGEHNIVSEIEIINMQDINTAYERMLKSDVRYRFVIDMDSLKK